The window CTCTCTAAAATCCCCTTTAGATACTTTCTAAGAAGTTTAAAACCTGTATATTTTCTTGTTTTGTTTACCTTTTTTATTCATCTATTTTTTGGGGAAGAGCAGGGGAGAGTATTTTTTAAATATGGTATTATTCACATAACGGAAAATGGAATAAAGATGGCAATTTTTATGTCATCAAGACTCATTTTTTTGGTAATGATAACATCCATTCTTACCTTAACTACATCCATATTAGATTTGGCACATGGTTTAGAAGATCTATTAAGTCCACTGAAATACGTTAATTTTCCTGCTCATGAATTTTCTATGATGATGACTATAGCTCTAAGATTTGTACCAACACTATTAGAGGAAGCAGATAAAATAATAAAAGCACAAAAATCAAGAGGAGCAGAATTTGGTAGAGGTAATCTTATAGATCAAGCCAAAAGTCTTTTACCAATAATAATTCCTCTCTTTTTAAGTGCTTTTAGAAGAGCGGAAGAATTAGCAGAAGCTATGGAAGCAAGAGGATATAGAGGGGGAAAGGGAAGAACTCGCTATAAGAAGGTTTACTGGGGAAGAAAAGAAACTTTGTATGTGACTGCAATTATAATATATTCCATATTATTGCTCATTATTTAGTTATGCCTAACTGGAAGCTGACTATATCATATTTTGGAAAAGATTTTTATGGTTTTCAAAAGCAGAAAGATAAAAGAACAGTTCAGGGGGTATTGGAGAATATTTTAAAAGATATCTTTCAGGAGGATATAAGGATAATTGGGGCTGGAAGAACCGATAGAGGGGTGCATGCAATAAATCAGGTAGTAAATTTTAAAACAGAGAAAGATTTTCATATAGAAAAGCTTAAATACGTTTTGAACTCTTTGCTACCAAGAGATATAACATTAAAAGACTTGGAAATTGTTGGTGATGATTTTCATGCAAGATATAGTGCGAAAAACAAAACTTACATGTATATAATTTATAATTCAAAGAATATTTCTCCTTTTTTGTGGGATTTTACATGGCAAATTTCTAAGTCTTTAAATGTAGATTTACTTATGAGATCTGCAGAATTAATTCTTGGGGAGCACGATTTCATTAATTTTTGTTCCTTAGATGAGAAAAAGAATACTATAATAAAGATAGAATCTGCATATTGGGAGAAAAAGGGAGAGTTTTTATTTTTTTTTATTACTGCTTCCCATTTTTTAAGAAAAATGGTAAGATTTCTTGTAGGAGGGATGGTAGAGGTAGGTTTAGAGAAAAAAGACATTGAAGAATGGAAGTTGTATTTGGAAAAGAAATTTGATAAAAGATTTGGAAAATGTGCTCCCTCTGAAGGATTATATCTTTTAAATGTTAAATATTGACTTTTTTTGTAAATTAATATATATTTAATTTCCTGGAAAGGAGGAATATAAATGTCAAGTTACATGGCAAAAAAAGAAGAGATAAAGAGAGAATGGTATCTGGTAGATGCAAAGGGAAAGACCCTTGGAAGGTTGGCATCAGAAATTGCTAAAATTTTAAGGGGTAAGCATAAACCTATTTATACTCCTCATGTGGATACAGGAGATTTTGTTGTAGTTATCAATGCAAAAGATGTGGTACTTACTGGGAAAAAGGAAGAAACAAAGACATACTTTACCCATTCAGGATATCCTGGAGGACATAGAATTATACCTTTCAAAGTAATGAAGGAGAAGCATCCTGAAAGAATAATTTATCTGGCTGTAAAGGGCATGCTTCCCAAAAATGCTTTAGGGAGAAAGATGATAAAAAAGTTAAAGGTTTATGCTGGTCCTGAACATCCTCATTCAGCTCAACAACCTAAGGAATTAAAAATTTAGGAGGGATAAATGTTGGAGTTAGGAGCTCAAGAAACTAAAATAATTCATGAGGTTGGAAGTAGAAAGACTGCAAGGGTAAAAGTTTGGCTTCGTTATCCAGGGGAAGGAAAGATCATAGTAAATGATAAGCCAATGGAAGAGTATTTTGGCGGTAGAACCTTTTTCCATGTTATTGCAAGAAAACCTTTAGAACTTACTGGCATGAAGGATCAGGTAGATATTATTGCGGATGCAATTGGCGGAGGAGTCTCTGCACAGGCACAAGCTTTAGCTCATGGTATTTCAAAGGCTTTAACTGTGCTTAATCCAGATCTTAGAAGTATTTTGAAAAAAGAAGGATTATTAAAGAGAGATCCAAGAGAAAAAGAGAGAAAGAAGTATGGATTAAAGAGAGCAAGAAGAGCTCCTCAATACTCAAAGCGTTAATATGGATTTAAAAGAATTTATTATTTCTTTAGCTAAAAGGGCAGTTATTACTTATTTAAAGGAAGGAAGAATTATAGAGCCTCCCGAAGATCTTCCTCCTGAACTTAAAAAGAGGGGAGGCGCTTTTGTTTCCATCCATACAAAAGATGGTAGACTAAGGGGATGCATTGGAACAATTCAGCCCACATGTAAAAATTTGGCATATGAAATAATACAAAATGCTATAAGTTCTGCTACAAGAGATCCAAGATTTCCTCCAGTAACTTTGGATGAAATTGAAAATTTAGAGTTTTCAGTAGATATTCTATCTCCGTTAGAAGAAGTTAGTGATATCTCAAAGTTGGATCCTAAAAAGTATGGAGTAGTTGTAGAAAGAGGATGGAGGAGGGGGGTTTTACTTCCTGACTTGGAAGGTGTAGATACTATTGAGGAACAATTGGAAATTGCATTGGCAAAAGCGGGTATATCTCCAGATGAAGATTATAAAATTTATAGATTTAGAGTGGATCGTTACAAAGAAAATGAATGAAAGAAGCTTTATTCTATAGGAAATTAGAAGATAGGAAAGTTCAATGCTTGCTATGTCCTCACCATTGTGTTATAGATGTAGGTCATAGGGGAATTTGTGGAGTTCGAGAAAATATAGATGGAATCTTGTACTCCTTAAATTACAAATTAATAAGTTCTATAGCCTTAGATCCTATCGAGAAAAAACCTCTTTACCATTATCACCCTGGAAGATTAATTCTCTCTATTGGCACCGTTGGATGTAACTTTAAGTGTCCCTTTTGCCAAAATTGGACTATCTCCCAGGTTTCTCCTGAAGAAATACAAATGCAGGAGATTGATAGTAAAAAGATTGTAGAGATTGCGAAGA of the Dictyoglomus sp. NZ13-RE01 genome contains:
- a CDS encoding transporter, whose product is METLKSFPLGQYIPGNSIIHNLDARSKLITTFWLVILLFLIKLNFSYLLFLAFIIIHIFLSKIPFRYFLRSLKPVYFLVLFTFFIHLFFGEEQGRVFFKYGIIHITENGIKMAIFMSSRLIFLVMITSILTLTTSILDLAHGLEDLLSPLKYVNFPAHEFSMMMTIALRFVPTLLEEADKIIKAQKSRGAEFGRGNLIDQAKSLLPIIIPLFLSAFRRAEELAEAMEARGYRGGKGRTRYKKVYWGRKETLYVTAIIIYSILLLII
- a CDS encoding tRNA pseudouridine(38-40) synthase TruA, which encodes MPNWKLTISYFGKDFYGFQKQKDKRTVQGVLENILKDIFQEDIRIIGAGRTDRGVHAINQVVNFKTEKDFHIEKLKYVLNSLLPRDITLKDLEIVGDDFHARYSAKNKTYMYIIYNSKNISPFLWDFTWQISKSLNVDLLMRSAELILGEHDFINFCSLDEKKNTIIKIESAYWEKKGEFLFFFITASHFLRKMVRFLVGGMVEVGLEKKDIEEWKLYLEKKFDKRFGKCAPSEGLYLLNVKY
- a CDS encoding 50S ribosomal protein L13, whose translation is MSSYMAKKEEIKREWYLVDAKGKTLGRLASEIAKILRGKHKPIYTPHVDTGDFVVVINAKDVVLTGKKEETKTYFTHSGYPGGHRIIPFKVMKEKHPERIIYLAVKGMLPKNALGRKMIKKLKVYAGPEHPHSAQQPKELKI
- a CDS encoding 30S ribosomal protein S9; protein product: MLELGAQETKIIHEVGSRKTARVKVWLRYPGEGKIIVNDKPMEEYFGGRTFFHVIARKPLELTGMKDQVDIIADAIGGGVSAQAQALAHGISKALTVLNPDLRSILKKEGLLKRDPREKERKKYGLKRARRAPQYSKR
- a CDS encoding AMMECR1 domain-containing protein, producing MDLKEFIISLAKRAVITYLKEGRIIEPPEDLPPELKKRGGAFVSIHTKDGRLRGCIGTIQPTCKNLAYEIIQNAISSATRDPRFPPVTLDEIENLEFSVDILSPLEEVSDISKLDPKKYGVVVERGWRRGVLLPDLEGVDTIEEQLEIALAKAGISPDEDYKIYRFRVDRYKENE